GACCAGAAACACTTTATTATTCCTATTATGTTTCTTTATCGAAATAGCCATTCCCACTGCGACAGGAGCTGCCATTCCTAAACTCCCCCCTGAAAAATCAATGCCTATATCTATATTTCTTTTTGGATGGCCTGCCAATTGGGATCCATTTTTTTCAAATTGTTTCAAATCATCGATTTTCAGACTTCCTACTTCTACCAAAGCAGAATAATAAGCTAAAACACAATGTGCTTTTCCAACTATAATTCTATCTATTTCTGAATGATCACCAACTAACTTGGCTGTTCTTCCAAACAAAGCTGCAAATATCTCAATGCAAGATAACCCTCCGCCAAGGTGTGCTCCTAAAGCACCTGCGTTATATGCCATATCAATTGAATTTAGTCGCATTCTTTTTGACATTTCTTTTAAATTTTTTATTTCAGCCATTTTCCACCTTAATACATAATTACTCTTGAAAGGGTTTCAAGCACATTGCATCCATCCCAAAAAATATCCAAAGAAAGAGCTTGTCCAACATCCACGATTCTATCTATTCCTTTAATATTTCTCTGTAAAATACTAGAGAGAATTTCATTTTTATTCACACCATAAACTACACACGTCTGTATTTTTTCATCATCAAAATATTGAATCATTTCATCGATTTTATTCACATGAATATTGAAAAATTCCCCACACTTTCCTCTATATTTTTCTATATCCGAATTTGGATCATTTAAATCATATGCATATAGCACGTTGCTATATCTATTTACAGAATCAATTTTTTTCTCTGCAGCCATTCTGCATAAGTGCTCAAATTTGTCACTAACAACTATTTCCGATAATTGATATTTTTTGCTTATTTCCTTTAGCCTTGAGAAAAAAATATCTTTAGCTGACTCGGATGAATTGCCTAACCAAAAGATCATATGTGGTGATGAACAAGCATTTTGATCAACTAAAAAAGTGTCATTATAGAATCTGTGACATATTTCTACAATTTCCTCTTCATTTGCATTTAAAATGGCATCAGAATTAAATACAGCAAAAGAATACCTATCTGCAAAAGCTACCTCTATGCTCCTAGGTTTACACTCAAAGCCACGTACTTTTTTTATCGTTGAGTCACCACCCCAAATAACTTTGGCATCACATTTTGACAAAAATGCTCCTGTAATATCATCACGATTTCGTTCATACAAAACTATCTGATTAGTATCTTTTATAAACAATAATTCTGGATTTTGTTTGATAACTTTCTCTGACGCTTCGCATATTATTTTTGTTTGTTCAAATCTTTTAGAGGAAACTTTAACAATATTTGAATTACCAGATAGCAGTCCAAAGACCCATGAATAAGCAAAATTAATAGGAATATTAGATGGGGTGATATGAAATACAAGCCCTCTCCCAAATCTATAAAACTCGCTACTGCCTATATTTGTTCTCTGCTTTAATCTATCTAAATTCGCTTTCCTGATAAAGAATGCAAATGTATGAATATCCGAGTACGCCCTTGTATCTCTATTTGTCCTTAGTTCTTTCGACAATAAATCTAAAAAGCTACATACTTTATCATCAAAAACACTAAAAGGCTTAAAAGAACAATCTGCATTACCAAAAAGAATCTCTGCTCCATTCTCAGTAAACATCACTACATCCTCTGATTTCTGCTTGTTTCACTCGTCCAAGAAGCTTTATATATTTCCCCTTTCTTCCACATGGACAGTCATCATGGCCTAATATCATTCCCATATCTTCTGTGAGTATGGAATGTCCCGGATAAGAAATCGGAATAGTTGAAATGACTTGTATAAGTCCAGATTCTCCAACCTCAGCTTCAGAGAAATCCTCTTTTCTTCTAATTATGACATCTGAATAGTTGCTAACGTGCAAATGACCGTATTCACACTCCATATAGATGCATCCTGTCTGCTCTACCATGCCGTAATAGTCGTGAACTCTACTAATCCCAAATCTCTCTTTTAAACATTCTTTGAATCTATCATTGTTAACTTTCTCAAGTTCAAGTTTTTTCCATCCGCCACCATGAATCAGAATTGAGTTTTCAAATGATATTTCCCTATCTCCAAAAGCTTTATAAAAAAACTGCCAAATCATTGATGTAAAACCAAAAATCAATATTTTTTCATCATGATGTTTGTCAATAAACTCTTTCACACCATTTATATCAAAGCTCATATCTTCCTTAAGAGCAAAAAAACGATCTGAGCCTGCTATAGAAAATCCCAGTATTGCAGCTCCACGAACTGCCAACATTGTTCGATCTCGTAAAACGCTTTTATTATCGATAATAAGCATTGGAAGTCTCTTAGTACCAATAAAATCAGACAGTATTTTTATCATTACTTTTTGTTGTCTGGCTGCAGTTTCCTTATCAAGATATATCCGCGAAGGTTGTGACCCTGTTGTTCCTGAAGATGTCATTACCTTTATAATCTCATCTCTGTTAACGCTATATAAATCTAGTTCCTTAAAAAGCCTTACAGGTAAAAAAGGAACATCCAGTATAGTGCCTGCTTCTTTATACCCTCCAAGTAACACATCTATTACATTGCGATATTCTTGGCAATTATGATAATGATAGTTACTCAATTCATTAAGATATGGCAATAATAATTTTTCTTTATCTGATACCTCCAATGCATAGGGCTGGTAATTATAGAGTTCTTCAAATATCATATCAATGAGATAATCCTTTCTAAATCGTACTCTTCCATCCCTTCGTAGATAGGAAGAACAAGTATTTTCTCAGCGAGTTTTCTGGCATTATCAATTTTTTCATTCCTATACCTATTTTTAAAGCATACGTGATCAGCTGTAACCGGGCAAAAATACTTTCTAGGAAAGATTCCTTTTTCTCTTAATTTCAGGTTCAGTTCATCTCGAGATAAAGAATAATCACTTTCAACAATAATGGGCATATAACCATAACTTTTATTTACATCTGCCTGCTCATCAAAAAGGCTTATCCCTTTCACATTCATAAGTAATCTTCTATAGGTATCATAAACATATCTTCTGGCAGCAATGGCATCATTTATGTGTGTCAAATTGCACAGTCCCATAATTGCAGAAAACTCATTCATCTTGGCATTTGCCCCGACAGAAACTACCAATTCCTCATCTCTTATTCCAAAATTTTTAAGATTATAGAGTTTTTCATATATCTCGTCAT
The sequence above is a segment of the Butyrivibrio proteoclasticus B316 genome. Coding sequences within it:
- a CDS encoding transketolase, with translation MAEIKNLKEMSKRMRLNSIDMAYNAGALGAHLGGGLSCIEIFAALFGRTAKLVGDHSEIDRIIVGKAHCVLAYYSALVEVGSLKIDDLKQFEKNGSQLAGHPKRNIDIGIDFSGGSLGMAAPVAVGMAISIKKHNRNNKVFLVLGDGECEEGTIWESLMIASHYKLNNLVIIVDNNKLQSDGPVSLVAGIDDYREKFEAFGCSVVSVDGHNADEIADKLDISMEDKPLCVIADTVKGKGVSFMENDPGWHHGVLTEDMYVKAKLEIMNG
- a CDS encoding LuxE/PaaK family acyltransferase, which produces MIFEELYNYQPYALEVSDKEKLLLPYLNELSNYHYHNCQEYRNVIDVLLGGYKEAGTILDVPFLPVRLFKELDLYSVNRDEIIKVMTSSGTTGSQPSRIYLDKETAARQQKVMIKILSDFIGTKRLPMLIIDNKSVLRDRTMLAVRGAAILGFSIAGSDRFFALKEDMSFDINGVKEFIDKHHDEKILIFGFTSMIWQFFYKAFGDREISFENSILIHGGGWKKLELEKVNNDRFKECLKERFGISRVHDYYGMVEQTGCIYMECEYGHLHVSNYSDVIIRRKEDFSEAEVGESGLIQVISTIPISYPGHSILTEDMGMILGHDDCPCGRKGKYIKLLGRVKQAEIRGCSDVY
- a CDS encoding acyl-CoA reductase, whose amino-acid sequence is MFTENGAEILFGNADCSFKPFSVFDDKVCSFLDLLSKELRTNRDTRAYSDIHTFAFFIRKANLDRLKQRTNIGSSEFYRFGRGLVFHITPSNIPINFAYSWVFGLLSGNSNIVKVSSKRFEQTKIICEASEKVIKQNPELLFIKDTNQIVLYERNRDDITGAFLSKCDAKVIWGGDSTIKKVRGFECKPRSIEVAFADRYSFAVFNSDAILNANEEEIVEICHRFYNDTFLVDQNACSSPHMIFWLGNSSESAKDIFFSRLKEISKKYQLSEIVVSDKFEHLCRMAAEKKIDSVNRYSNVLYAYDLNDPNSDIEKYRGKCGEFFNIHVNKIDEMIQYFDDEKIQTCVVYGVNKNEILSSILQRNIKGIDRIVDVGQALSLDIFWDGCNVLETLSRVIMY